A genomic segment from Heptranchias perlo isolate sHepPer1 chromosome 18, sHepPer1.hap1, whole genome shotgun sequence encodes:
- the depdc4 gene encoding DEP domain-containing protein 4 → MAANSTPRFRRLESWSSMRWRGHSEPFRATQLWNNIIHALQTQVEVRQYRRHWRTYSNCFTGTDAVDVVLSHLMQNVYFSNSDISRLKAVRLCQALMDHKVFDPVGTRLFGKEQELMFEDRGSSLYRFLDSCTLPGDGKDQETENLSCHERLMMKRKFPTPDEITFSNPVALEACDKRIEELLQTINLRPSLPPNLKINAPTNLLSKKVVEDVWKQTTLLQLLQLIHLPILDSILESPLKVERRIAQFNQQTDLIISNTFLDREVSKSLNLPYTDEWLSVAVDCLEYFPDQLIVHASEQLTQTANDRQAVEAHKRVLFETMVKHYSQNREPLLCNRYLDIHAGIIELLESGKTRQALEAAQLCIRLLEPNWREELHRLLTFMSVAADPGAYKLQKQNTNRTAIRRTFTKAIVQSKSLSKTQTEELVIFLMDNHTEVFKIPGCLLQMVRKKLLSLQEGGDPNAAAGFTFCQHVTQKEFEEQKCQATIDQLQQLSQYISQNSNISVKERNGLLREFQKHHPLVFL, encoded by the exons GGCATTCAGAACCTTTTCGTGCAACACAGCTTTGGAACAATATTATCCACGCCCTCCAAACCCAGGTGGAAGTGAGACAGTATAGACGGCATTGGAGAACATACAGTAACTGCTTCACTGGCACTGATGCTGTTGATGTGGTTCTTAGTCATCTCATGCAAAACGTGTACTTTAGCAACAGTGATATTTCGCGTTTAAAGGCGGTTCGTCTCTGCCAGGCTTTGATGGATCATAAAGTGTTCGATCCTGTCGGTACGAGACTCTtcgggaaagagcaggagttgaTGTTTGAGGACCGGGGTAGCAGTCTCTACAGGTTTCTGGACAGTTGCACTTTGCCAGGAGATGGAAAAGACCAAGAAACTGAGAATTTGTCGTGTCACGAAAGACTGATGATGAAGAGGAAATTTCCCac ACCAGATGAAATAACTTTTTCGAATCCTGTTGCCTTGGAAGCTTGTGATAAAAGAATTGAAGAGCTTTTGCAAACAATCAACCTTCGTCCATCACTGCCGCCAAACCTAAAAATAAATGCACCAACCAATCTGCTGTCTAAAAAAG TTGTTGAGGATGTTTGGAAGCAAACAACTTTATTGCAGCTGCTACAATTAATTCATCTTCCCATCTTGGACAGCATCCTGGAATCTCCTTTGAAGGTGGAAAGAAGAATAGCTCAGTTCAATCAGCAAACTGACCTTATTATCTCCAACACGTTCCTGGATCGAGAGGTTTCTAAGAGCCTAAATCTGCCCTA TACTGATGAGTGGCTCTCGGTTGCTGTTGATTGTCTGGAATATTTCCCAGACCAGCTGATTGTACACGCGAGTGAACAGTTAACACAAACCGCTAATGACCGACAGGCTGTAGAAGCGCACAAAAGAGTGCTGTTTGAAACTATGGTGAAGCACTACAGTCAGAACAGGGAGCCGCTTCTTTGCAACCGGTATCTCGACATACATGCAGGGATAATTGAACTTCTCG AAAGTGGAAAGACTAGACAAGCTTTGGAAGCTGCACAGCTTTGTATTCGACTGTTGGAGCCTAACTGGAGAGAGGAGCTGCACAGATTGCTGACCTTCATGAGTGTTGCAGCTGACCCCGGTGCCTACAAACTACAGAAACAG aataccAACAGGACTGCGATAAGGAGAACTTTTACCAAAGCTATCGTACAAAGCAAGTCTCTGTCAAAAACACAGACTGAGGAGCTGGTCATATTCCTAATGGATAACCACACTGAGGTCTTCAAG ATCCCTGGCTGTCTGCTTCAGATGGTCAGGAAGAAGCTTCTTTCCCTTCAGGAAGGAGGGGATCCCAACGCTGCTGCAG GCTTTACATTCTGTCAGCATGTGACGCAGAAGGAGTTCGAGGAGCAGAAATGTCAGGCAACCATAGACCAACTTCAACAGTTAAGCCAGTACATCAGTCAAAACTCCAACATATCTGTAAAGGAGAGAAACGGACTGCTTCGAGAGTTCCAGAAACATCATCCTTTAGTGTTTCTTTAG